The nucleotide sequence TACGTTGTGAAAACATGTGCTTCAGTCTGTATGTACTAACAGTTCACATCACACAttgtataaatatatatatatatatatatatatatgtgtgtgtgtgtgtgtgtgtgtgtgtgtgtgtgtgtgtgtgtgtgtgttctttgtCACGATGAGCGCAAAAAGTTTGTACCTACGTATGTTTTTTCCTCACTGACTTGTACATAGTTAAATTCTAAATTCTGGACACGGTATAATGATCAGTTGGTGCCCAGGGATATGATTTGCTCCAAACCACCAAGTTAAATTTCTGGGTATGGAATTCAGTTGATGCGCAGGAATATGTCAAACATGTTGATATATTTTTGTATGGACTTGGGCAAACTTAAAGAAGTTTTAGTTAGGACAAAATTAGAGCTTCAGTAATTTGGAACGGGAGAGAGTACCACTGCCATTAGCTTTCCTTGTCGTGAAAAAACATTCCGTGTTCTTAGTAAGAGAATTTACATACACAGATAACTTATTAGCTAAACCAACCCAACAGAATTGTTGGCCACCGCCAAGGCTCAGAGCTGCAGCCAGGAGGACGGCAACAGAGGAGGGTTTGTATTTGTGTAGGGAAGGCCCTAAGCATAGCTACCTATACAAGCTGCTGCTATGCAGGTACGGTGCTATACATATGATGAAGCTTTTCTTCTGTATAAATATCTCGGGCTATCTACACAGCTCACGAGCTTGACAAGCTCATCGTCGCAGGCGTCGCCGGCGCGGGGTTGCTCTTGGTCTGGTTCTTCGCCTCGCCCCAGTGCCACAGCATGCTCTCCCAGAAGCAGAACTTCTCGAAGCAGGTCTTGAGCCTCGGATCGGTGATGTTCCGCCGCCAATGCCCGTCCTCCAGGTTCGCCTTCTCCGCCTGCCTCCGGTCCCACTCCAGGCCGGCCTTCTGCCTCGTCCTCAGAAGGCAGTAGGACTGGAGCTTCCGGGGCATCTTGtcgtgcgtcttccaccaccggctgtgCGCGACGTCGCTTGCGAATTCACGCATCATGAAGTTGTTCCAGTTGCAGTCATAGTCCCTGAAGCACAGCCATGGCTTCAGGCCCAGGTAGTGAAGCACATAGAGGTTCGGCGGGTCGGCGCCAAACAGCTGGGTCTTCTTCGCCTTGGCCTCCTCGCTGTCGCCCTCCCAGAAGTGCTTCAGGAAGTTCATGTGCTTGGGGATGCGGTGCCACCATGTGAATATCTCGTTCAGGTACCCCTGGTCACCGCCGTTGTACGACGTGATCTCGTTGATGTGCTCCATCAGCAGCTGGAACGTGCAGTTTGAGGGCTCGATCACCATGACGCCGGAGTTGAAGAGGGTTGCGTTGTTGCCGGTCGCGGTGATCTCTGGCATTGCGAACAGGAAGTCCACATTCCTCAGGATGAGGAGGTCAGCATCTATGAATATGATCTTGTCGTAGTCGGTCAGCTGCCATAACCTGAACTTGCTGTAGTTCCACTCATTGTAGGCATCACGCTCAGCTTTTGGATTCCTGATCCTTTCAATTATTCTGACCTTCCAGCCTGCGGCTTCCAAGCCTCTCCGGTGGTGATCACTTATGGTGTTATCAACAAGGATGACCAAGTCCCTGGTCGACCCTGCTTGCCTGATGCTCTGAGCTGCTGTGATAGCACCACATACATATTCACTTGCTGAATGCAGTATCGTCGCATATGCTTCTCTTCTTCGGTCTACTGAGAAAAGTCTTGCTGCACCAGTAAGAATAGATGTTATCTACTGAATTATAATCTTATGCTGaaaacaagtactccctccattcggaattacttgtcgcgaaaatggatgtatctagacgtattttagttctagatacatccatttctgagacaagtaattccgaacggagggagtaaaatctAACAAGGCCCATTCTACTGAATGTTTATCTTATTCAGGGAAGTATTAAAATCTAACAAGGCCCCTTCTATATGGATTCCTAGAGAATAGACCTAGTACAAGTATCCAAAAAAAATCAATGTGTTGAACTTTTCTGACAGAATTAGATGCTATTTTTGCTGAAAATAGTTGCACTGGATATCATATTTTAGAGCATGATGTGCATATTTTACTCGGTTTTAAGAAGAATAGACTGAACATTAACTAAAAAGCAACAAACCTTTTGCTTTAAGTGGAATAGCAAGCTCGCATGATCCAACAGGAAGCCTAAGCTTTTCCCTTACTGCTTTCAAATCAGGTCTATACAACCAGGCATTGCCTTCATGTTTCACAAGGTTCTTGCAGGGGAAGAGGTTGGGGATGGGGAAGCAGTCCGTCACAAAGAGGACATGGACCTTCCGGTTGCCTCTTGAAGAGGCCACGGCCAGTTTTGCCGCCGAGAGCTGCAAATGAAGCCTTGCAACATCTCTCGACCAACCCGCCACCCTCGTACAGGGAAGTTTCACAGCAATAACATCAAACCATGCACCTCTTCGGCCATTAGGCTCTGGAAATGATGGGCAGGAAGGTATCTCAGATTCTTCCTCCTCATCTATCCATTCAGGATATAGTTTAGGCCAAGTAATGCTGTCCTTGGCATGCTCAAGTCTTACAATCGAAACATGGCTTTCGGGGAGTATGCGCGACCAAGAGCCATACTCGGTGCTGTTAAAATTCAGGAGTCCAATTTTGAGCTCCCGGTTACCAGCACTAACATCTTCTATAGCTGTATATACATCGGCCCACTGAACATCAGCAGATGAAACGTATCGC is from Triticum aestivum cultivar Chinese Spring chromosome 1B, IWGSC CS RefSeq v2.1, whole genome shotgun sequence and encodes:
- the LOC123134186 gene encoding UDP-glucuronate:xylan alpha-glucuronosyltransferase 1, with amino-acid sequence MEQRHRPAAAADDTTKRRATKSKSFKDVENYEVLVLEKNCGCKFKSLRYLLIAIVSATFLTLLTPTLYERQLQSSSRYVDVDWIWDKTGADPRYVSSADVQWADVYTAIEDVSAGNRELKIGLLNFNSTEYGSWSRILPESHVSIVRLEHAKDSITWPKLYPEWIDEEEESEIPSCPSFPEPNGRRGAWFDVIAVKLPCTRVAGWSRDVARLHLQLSAAKLAVASSRGNRKVHVLFVTDCFPIPNLFPCKNLVKHEGNAWLYRPDLKAVREKLRLPVGSCELAIPLKAKARLFSVDRRREAYATILHSASEYVCGAITAAQSIRQAGSTRDLVILVDNTISDHHRRGLEAAGWKVRIIERIRNPKAERDAYNEWNYSKFRLWQLTDYDKIIFIDADLLILRNVDFLFAMPEITATGNNATLFNSGVMVIEPSNCTFQLLMEHINEITSYNGGDQGYLNEIFTWWHRIPKHMNFLKHFWEGDSEEAKAKKTQLFGADPPNLYVLHYLGLKPWLCFRDYDCNWNNFMMREFASDVAHSRWWKTHDKMPRKLQSYCLLRTRQKAGLEWDRRQAEKANLEDGHWRRNITDPRLKTCFEKFCFWESMLWHWGEAKNQTKSNPAPATPATMSLSSS